Proteins from a single region of Nitrospinaceae bacterium:
- a CDS encoding flagellar hook-basal body complex protein produces MGHPLQRGQAITFNFGSSIITEGGTGDDGIGQFSSSTLGTDPSTGQAGQFVVPGEAFQTRLVRVDGIKSGAFDAISINTKGDIIATFTNGSTQSIGRIALALFAADDSLDAVGDNLFKESALSGLALLTDPDTLGAGRLIPEALEASNSDIAEEFVELILAQQIFQANARVVSVSDEILEAITRI; encoded by the coding sequence GTGGGACACCCCCTCCAGCGGGGCCAAGCCATTACATTCAATTTCGGCTCATCGATCATCACCGAGGGAGGCACCGGAGATGACGGTATTGGACAATTTTCCTCCTCGACCTTGGGTACAGACCCGTCTACCGGGCAAGCGGGTCAATTTGTCGTCCCCGGCGAAGCTTTCCAAACGAGACTGGTTCGTGTGGACGGTATCAAAAGTGGCGCTTTTGACGCTATTTCCATCAACACAAAGGGAGATATAATCGCGACATTCACGAACGGATCAACCCAATCGATTGGAAGAATCGCTTTGGCTCTGTTTGCCGCAGACGACTCCCTTGATGCGGTAGGAGACAACCTTTTCAAAGAATCCGCGCTGTCAGGCTTGGCATTATTGACTGACCCGGACACGCTCGGCGCGGGCAGACTTATTCCTGAGGCTCTTGAAGCATCGAACAGCGATATCGCCGAAGAATTTGTCGAATTAATATTGGCGCAACAAATCTTCCAGGCAAACGCCCGAGTC